In Quadrisphaera sp. RL12-1S, a single genomic region encodes these proteins:
- a CDS encoding geranylgeranyl reductase family protein — protein MTTADVVVVGAGPAGASAAAHLAGAGLDVVVLEKAAFPRDKVCGDGLTPRAVRELAHLGIGDDEQGGWARTRGLRLVGGGRSYDIPWPDLASFPDHGLVRTRGDFDEVLARHAQRRGARLLERTAATAPVLDERTGLVTGVRAKPVDERGRAAGPEVLHRARVVLAADGVSSRTAVALGLERRPDRPLGVAARAYYRTPRSHEPWMESWLELWSGEPRRSPLLPGYGWIFGLGDGRANVGLGVIDASQPVDLKAVLKQWLATTPAEWTLDEDHLEGPVRSAALPMGFNRTPHAKDGVLLLGDAGGMVNPFNGEGIEYALHSGRLAAEVVADALDAERVLGARGRDRALQAYPAALREELGGYFALGRAFAKLIAHPPVLSAAVRLGLPRRAVMHLVVKLLANLAEPTGGDAADRVVTALSRLAPAGR, from the coding sequence ATGACGACGGCGGACGTCGTCGTCGTCGGCGCCGGGCCGGCGGGCGCGTCCGCGGCGGCCCACCTGGCCGGCGCGGGCCTGGACGTCGTCGTCCTGGAGAAGGCCGCGTTCCCGCGCGACAAGGTCTGCGGCGACGGTCTCACCCCGCGCGCCGTGCGCGAGCTGGCGCACCTCGGCATCGGCGACGACGAGCAGGGCGGCTGGGCGCGCACCCGCGGCCTGCGGCTCGTCGGCGGCGGCCGCAGCTACGACATCCCCTGGCCGGACCTGGCCTCCTTCCCCGACCACGGCCTCGTGCGCACCCGCGGTGACTTCGACGAGGTGCTGGCCCGCCACGCGCAGCGCCGCGGCGCGCGGCTGCTGGAGCGGACCGCCGCGACCGCCCCCGTGCTCGACGAGCGCACCGGCCTGGTCACCGGGGTCCGCGCGAAGCCGGTCGACGAGCGCGGCCGCGCCGCCGGCCCCGAGGTGCTGCACCGGGCCAGGGTGGTGCTCGCCGCGGACGGGGTCTCCAGCCGCACCGCGGTGGCCCTCGGCCTGGAGCGGCGCCCCGACAGGCCCCTGGGCGTCGCGGCCCGCGCCTACTACCGCACCCCGCGCAGCCACGAGCCGTGGATGGAGAGCTGGCTGGAGCTGTGGTCCGGTGAGCCGCGCCGCTCCCCGCTGCTGCCCGGCTACGGCTGGATCTTCGGCCTCGGCGACGGGCGCGCCAACGTGGGCCTGGGCGTCATCGACGCCTCGCAGCCGGTCGACCTCAAGGCCGTGCTGAAGCAGTGGCTGGCCACCACCCCGGCGGAGTGGACCCTCGACGAGGACCACCTCGAAGGCCCCGTGCGCAGCGCGGCGCTGCCCATGGGGTTCAACCGCACGCCCCACGCGAAGGACGGCGTGCTGCTCCTGGGGGACGCGGGAGGCATGGTCAACCCCTTCAACGGCGAGGGCATCGAGTACGCCCTGCACTCGGGGCGGCTGGCTGCCGAGGTGGTCGCGGACGCCCTCGACGCCGAGCGCGTCCTCGGCGCGCGGGGCAGGGACCGCGCTCTGCAGGCCTACCCCGCCGCGCTGCGGGAGGAGCTGGGCGGCTACTTCGCCCTCGGCAGGGCGTTCGCGAAGCTCATCGCCCACCCGCCGGTGCTGTCGGCCGCCGTCCGGCTGGGCCTGCCGCGCCGTGCGGTCATGCACCTCGTGGTCAAGCTGCTCGCCAACCTGGCCGAGCCGACGGGCGGTGATGCGGCCGACCGCGTGGTGACCGCGCTGTCGCGCCTGGCCCCCGCGGGGAGGTGA
- a CDS encoding NAD(P)/FAD-dependent oxidoreductase, with the protein MTSTTPAQPSGPTAAAPAALRADVLVVGGGIAGASLAAELAELSEGSASVVLVEAEGALATHTTARSARQMQPSYGPPPVQALTAASLDLVARAEEAAGRRVLRPRPLLWVDAVGGPAGAAALAALLEEVPSLRATSADEALERFPLLRPEAVHAVAVDDDAREVAVPALVEHHVERARRGGVTVLVGARVTSAVRRAGGWDVTAGAGRISAGTLVDAAGPWADGVAHLAGARRRGLVPRRRTVVVADAAHRVGEDWPMVGDVAETFYARPGRDVAGDLLASPAEAVPSEPCDAQPRPADVAGLLAALDAVLDLGGVRVRRSWTGLRTGPADGLPVVGWDDVQQGFFWLAGQGGYGIQTSSALGRAAAAAVLGLPHGLGAAVDGAVAALSPSRPSLRG; encoded by the coding sequence ATGACGTCCACCACACCAGCCCAGCCCAGCGGGCCCACCGCCGCGGCCCCCGCGGCGCTGCGGGCCGACGTCCTCGTGGTCGGGGGCGGCATCGCCGGCGCCTCGCTGGCCGCCGAGCTCGCCGAGCTGTCGGAGGGCTCCGCATCGGTGGTGCTCGTGGAGGCGGAGGGGGCGCTCGCCACCCACACCACCGCCCGCTCGGCGCGCCAGATGCAGCCCAGCTACGGCCCGCCGCCGGTGCAGGCGCTGACCGCGGCGAGCCTGGACCTGGTGGCCCGGGCGGAGGAGGCCGCGGGCCGGCGGGTCCTGCGGCCGCGGCCGCTGCTGTGGGTCGACGCCGTGGGCGGTCCTGCCGGCGCCGCGGCCCTCGCGGCCCTCCTGGAGGAGGTGCCCTCCCTGCGCGCCACCAGCGCGGACGAGGCGCTCGAGCGCTTCCCCCTGCTGCGCCCGGAGGCCGTCCACGCGGTCGCCGTCGACGACGACGCGCGCGAGGTCGCGGTTCCCGCGCTCGTGGAGCACCACGTCGAGCGCGCCCGCCGCGGCGGGGTGACCGTGCTGGTGGGCGCCCGGGTGACGTCGGCGGTGCGCCGCGCCGGCGGGTGGGACGTCACCGCCGGCGCAGGCCGCATCAGCGCCGGGACCCTCGTGGACGCCGCGGGCCCGTGGGCCGACGGCGTCGCGCACCTGGCGGGCGCGCGCCGGCGCGGGCTGGTGCCCCGGCGGCGGACGGTGGTGGTGGCCGACGCGGCGCACCGGGTCGGTGAGGACTGGCCGATGGTGGGCGACGTCGCCGAGACGTTCTACGCGCGGCCCGGGCGGGACGTCGCCGGCGACCTGCTCGCCTCTCCCGCGGAGGCCGTGCCGAGCGAGCCGTGCGACGCCCAGCCCCGTCCGGCGGACGTCGCGGGCCTGCTCGCCGCCCTGGACGCGGTGCTCGACCTCGGCGGGGTGCGGGTGCGGCGCTCGTGGACGGGTCTGCGGACGGGACCGGCGGACGGCCTGCCCGTGGTGGGGTGGGACGACGTGCAGCAGGGCTTCTTCTGGCTGGCCGGCCAGGGCGGGTACGGGATCCAGACGTCCTCGGCGTTGGGGCGCGCCGCGGCGGCCGCCGTGCTGGGACTGCCGCACGGGCTCGGGGCAGCCGTCGACGGCGCCGTGGCGGCCCTGTCCCCGTCGCGGCCCTCCCTGCGCGGCTGA
- a CDS encoding isochorismate synthase has product MTTTVGRPGRPPRPRALEPGGADVASSSGGGLRWRTTRVADPGPLLDLLARRATAASPLAWVRRGEGLVGWGEAARVQSGGEHRFATAAAAWRDLVLGAPVVDDVRLPGTGPVAFTSLSFDAASAAAGVLVVPEVLVGRRGDVVWVTTAEPVDSPVAASGAAAAAAVASGDPVEPVRGPGAVRYADGALCGPRWATAVARAVARIQAGELEKVVLARDLVAEAEHAVDARWLLARLADAYPSCWSFSVDGLVGATPELLVRRERGLVHSRVLAGTIRRTGDEERDAALAGSLARSGKDLEEHEYAVRSVVSALAPHCRTTTAPDAPFVLHLPNVMHLASDVTGVLDDARPGGAPGVLELAAALHPTAAVCGTPTAAAAALITELEGMDRDRYAGPVGWVDGSGDGEIGLALRCARIDGADPRRVRLFAGCGVVAGSDPMAELAESDAKLVPVRDALGGA; this is encoded by the coding sequence ATGACCACCACCGTCGGCCGCCCCGGCCGTCCGCCCCGCCCCCGCGCCCTCGAGCCGGGCGGCGCGGACGTCGCGTCGTCCTCCGGCGGCGGGCTCCGCTGGCGCACCACGAGGGTCGCCGACCCGGGCCCGCTGCTCGACCTCCTGGCCCGCCGCGCGACCGCGGCCAGCCCGCTGGCGTGGGTGCGGCGCGGGGAGGGCCTCGTCGGCTGGGGCGAGGCGGCGCGGGTGCAGTCCGGCGGCGAGCACCGCTTCGCCACCGCCGCCGCGGCCTGGCGCGACCTGGTCCTGGGCGCCCCGGTGGTCGACGACGTGCGGCTGCCCGGAACGGGCCCGGTGGCCTTCACCTCGCTCTCCTTCGACGCGGCCTCCGCTGCCGCGGGCGTCCTCGTGGTGCCCGAGGTCCTGGTGGGCCGTCGCGGCGACGTGGTGTGGGTGACCACGGCCGAGCCGGTCGACTCCCCCGTCGCCGCGTCGGGCGCGGCCGCGGCCGCGGCGGTGGCCTCCGGTGACCCCGTCGAGCCGGTCCGCGGTCCCGGCGCCGTCCGCTACGCCGACGGCGCCCTGTGCGGTCCGCGCTGGGCCACCGCGGTCGCCCGCGCCGTGGCGCGGATCCAGGCCGGTGAGCTGGAGAAGGTGGTGCTGGCCCGCGACCTGGTCGCCGAGGCGGAGCACGCGGTGGACGCGCGCTGGCTGCTCGCCCGGCTGGCCGACGCGTACCCCTCGTGCTGGTCCTTCTCCGTGGACGGCCTGGTGGGCGCCACCCCCGAGCTGCTGGTCCGCCGCGAGCGGGGCCTCGTGCACTCCCGCGTGCTGGCGGGCACCATCCGGCGCACCGGGGACGAGGAGCGCGACGCCGCGCTCGCCGGGTCGCTGGCCCGCTCCGGCAAGGACCTGGAGGAGCACGAGTACGCGGTGCGCTCCGTGGTCTCGGCGCTGGCGCCGCACTGCCGCACGACCACCGCGCCCGACGCGCCCTTCGTGCTGCACCTGCCCAACGTCATGCACCTGGCCTCCGACGTCACCGGCGTCCTGGACGACGCGCGGCCCGGTGGCGCCCCGGGCGTGCTGGAGCTGGCAGCGGCCCTGCACCCCACCGCCGCCGTCTGCGGCACCCCCACGGCGGCCGCAGCCGCGCTCATCACCGAGCTGGAGGGCATGGACCGGGACCGGTACGCCGGGCCGGTCGGCTGGGTGGACGGCAGCGGTGACGGCGAGATCGGGCTGGCGCTGCGCTGCGCCCGCATCGACGGCGCTGACCCGCGCCGCGTGAGGCTCTTCGCGGGCTGCGGCGTGGTGGCGGGGTCGGACCCGATGGCCGAGCTGGCGGAGTCCGACGCCAAGCTCGTGCCCGTGCGCGACGCGCTCGGCGGCGCCTGA
- a CDS encoding alpha-glucosidase, which produces MSTPTSTPPSDQAPWFASTVVYQVYPRSFADSDGDGTGDLPGITSKLDHLADLGVGVVWLSPVYASPQDDNGYDISDYQAVDPSFGTLADMDALIAAAHERGIKVVMDLVVNHTSDEHAWFTESRSSTDSPKRDWYVWRPPREGFAAGDPGAEPTNWRSAFSGSTWELDETTGEYYLHLFSRKQPDLNWENPEVRAAVAEMMRWWLDRGVDGFRMDVINFISKRYAADGSLPDGPAWPDGGLWGDGGPFFMTGPRLHEFLAELRREVFGGREGDFLTVGEMPGITVEDAVELTDGASRGGTGVVDMVFQFEHVNLDHGTGGKWDPQPFSLLDLKASFGRWQAGMAERGWNSLYWDNHDQPRIVSRWGDDGRWWRESATALGTLLHLHRGTPYVYQGEEIGMTNLPFTSPEDYSDIEAVNHLREAVEGGADQAEVSRLVTSMARLTRDNARSGMQWDGSPHGGFTTGTPWYRVHENASWLNVEAQRDDPTSVLSHYRALIALRAAEPCVGSGDFTMLAATHPHVYAFTRATPSTELLVVVAVSGQEQPLDAVAADLGEDVAAWDAAELVLGNWHDDEGGARAGLAPLRPWEARVLRRRLTP; this is translated from the coding sequence GTGAGCACGCCCACGTCCACGCCGCCGTCGGACCAGGCGCCCTGGTTCGCCTCGACCGTCGTCTACCAGGTCTACCCGCGCAGCTTCGCCGACTCGGACGGCGACGGCACGGGCGACCTGCCGGGCATCACGTCCAAGCTCGACCACCTCGCCGACCTCGGCGTCGGCGTCGTCTGGCTGAGCCCGGTGTACGCGTCCCCGCAGGACGACAACGGCTACGACATCAGCGACTACCAGGCCGTCGACCCCTCCTTCGGCACCCTCGCCGACATGGACGCGCTCATCGCCGCCGCGCACGAGCGCGGCATCAAGGTGGTCATGGACCTCGTGGTCAACCACACCAGCGACGAGCACGCCTGGTTCACCGAGAGCCGCTCCTCGACGGACTCCCCGAAGCGGGACTGGTACGTCTGGCGCCCGCCGCGCGAGGGGTTCGCCGCGGGTGACCCCGGCGCGGAGCCCACCAACTGGCGCTCGGCGTTCTCCGGGTCCACCTGGGAGCTCGACGAGACCACCGGCGAGTACTACCTGCACCTGTTCAGCCGCAAGCAGCCCGACCTCAACTGGGAGAACCCCGAGGTGCGCGCCGCGGTCGCCGAGATGATGCGCTGGTGGCTGGACCGCGGGGTCGACGGCTTCCGCATGGACGTCATCAACTTCATCTCCAAGCGGTACGCCGCCGACGGGTCGCTGCCCGACGGCCCGGCCTGGCCCGACGGCGGGCTGTGGGGTGACGGCGGCCCGTTCTTCATGACCGGTCCGCGCCTGCACGAGTTCCTCGCCGAGCTGCGCCGCGAGGTGTTCGGGGGCCGCGAGGGCGACTTCCTCACGGTGGGGGAGATGCCGGGCATCACCGTCGAGGACGCCGTCGAGCTCACGGACGGCGCGTCCCGCGGGGGCACCGGCGTGGTCGACATGGTCTTCCAGTTCGAGCACGTCAACCTCGACCACGGCACCGGCGGCAAGTGGGACCCGCAGCCGTTCTCCCTGCTCGACCTCAAGGCGAGCTTCGGCCGCTGGCAGGCCGGCATGGCCGAGCGCGGCTGGAACAGCCTCTACTGGGACAACCACGACCAGCCCCGCATCGTCTCGCGCTGGGGCGACGACGGCCGCTGGTGGCGCGAGAGCGCCACCGCCCTGGGCACCCTGCTGCACCTCCACCGCGGGACGCCGTACGTCTACCAGGGCGAGGAGATCGGCATGACCAACCTGCCGTTCACCTCCCCGGAGGACTACTCCGACATCGAGGCCGTCAACCACCTGCGCGAGGCCGTCGAGGGCGGCGCCGACCAGGCCGAGGTCTCACGGCTGGTGACGTCGATGGCGAGGCTCACCCGCGACAACGCGCGCTCGGGCATGCAGTGGGACGGCTCACCGCACGGCGGCTTCACCACCGGCACGCCCTGGTACCGGGTGCACGAGAACGCCTCCTGGCTGAACGTCGAGGCGCAGCGGGACGACCCCACCTCGGTGCTGTCGCACTACCGCGCGCTCATCGCGCTGCGCGCGGCCGAGCCCTGCGTCGGCTCGGGGGACTTCACGATGCTCGCCGCGACCCACCCGCACGTGTACGCCTTCACGCGCGCCACGCCGTCCACCGAGCTGCTCGTGGTGGTGGCGGTCAGCGGGCAGGAGCAGCCGCTCGACGCCGTGGCCGCCGACCTGGGCGAGGACGTCGCCGCGTGGGACGCCGCTGAGCTGGTGCTCGGCAACTGGCACGACGACGAGGGCGGTGCCCGGGCCGGCCTGGCCCCGCTGCGCCCCTGGGAGGCGCGCGTCCTGCGCCGCCGCCTCACCCCCTGA
- a CDS encoding demethylmenaquinone methyltransferase, translated as MTRADLAKAPHEVAAMFDGVASRYDLTNTVLSLRQDRSWRRAVVKALDLRPGERVLDLAAGTGTSTEPFAALGARPVACDFSRGMLAVGARRRPDLSFVAGDATRLPFADASFDAVTISFGLRNVVEPQAALAEMLRVTRPGGRLVVCEFSHPTWAPFRTVYTEYLMRALPSIARRTASNPEAYVYLAESIRAWPDQAGLSRWVQDAGWTGVAWKDLTGGIVALHRATRP; from the coding sequence GTGACCCGCGCCGACCTCGCCAAGGCCCCCCACGAGGTGGCCGCCATGTTCGACGGCGTGGCCAGCCGCTACGACCTCACCAACACCGTGCTGAGCCTGCGGCAGGACCGGTCCTGGCGGCGCGCCGTGGTGAAGGCCCTCGACCTGCGCCCCGGCGAGCGGGTCCTCGACCTCGCCGCCGGCACCGGCACCTCCACCGAGCCGTTCGCCGCGCTCGGCGCGCGGCCGGTGGCCTGCGACTTCTCCCGCGGCATGCTCGCCGTCGGCGCCCGCCGCCGCCCCGACCTGTCGTTCGTGGCCGGTGACGCCACCCGGCTGCCCTTCGCCGACGCCTCCTTCGACGCGGTGACCATCAGCTTCGGGCTGCGCAACGTCGTGGAGCCGCAGGCGGCGCTCGCGGAGATGCTGCGGGTCACCCGCCCGGGCGGTCGCCTCGTGGTCTGCGAGTTCTCCCACCCCACGTGGGCGCCGTTCCGCACGGTCTACACCGAGTACCTCATGCGCGCGCTGCCCTCGATCGCGCGCCGGACGGCCAGCAACCCCGAGGCGTACGTCTACCTGGCCGAGTCGATCCGCGCCTGGCCCGACCAGGCCGGCCTGTCCCGCTGGGTGCAGGACGCCGGCTGGACCGGTGTGGCGTGGAAGGACCTCACCGGCGGGATCGTCGCGCTGCACCGCGCCACCCGCCCGTGA
- the menD gene encoding 2-succinyl-5-enolpyruvyl-6-hydroxy-3-cyclohexene-1-carboxylic-acid synthase — MQTSVQTSVQTSVQPSTLLARVVVVALAQAGVREVVLCPGSRSAPLAYALHDADAAGLLRLHVRHDERVAAFTALGMGRATGVPAAVVTTSGTAVANLHPAVLEAAESGVPLVVLSADRPHAVRGTWANQTTALQAGIFGAAVRHALDLPVPGPQEPLARARATWAAGVADLVAVALGRRGRRPGPVHGDLAFADPLVPDVPWTPPSPAAPAADGADAADAAGGAPSGPAPVAESAGRGLAAGPERTVVVAGDGPPALGALARRTAERHGWPLLAEPSSGARSGPHAVAAYRLLLDQPALGGAVERVVALGRPTLSRPVSALLARPDVELVHLVTHADDPGPGAARPHHRLLTDPAQDDDGATARDGGDWLRRWQRAGAAAQAVTDAVLDDEVRAGHLTGPLLAREVAAAVRPGELLVAAASNAVRDLDLAGLPWADPDAAPLVLAGRGLSGIDGTLSAATGAALAAGAPTTALVGDLAALHDAGGLLLPPGEPEPDLRVVVLDDDGGGIFTGLEHGDPFEPDRVRVFERLFGTPHGRDLVAVSAALGVPARHIGDPGDLTALRSALSAPVRGREVLVVRADRSRLRALHARVRGRVRGAVSGLTG, encoded by the coding sequence GTGCAGACCTCTGTGCAGACCTCCGTGCAGACCTCCGTGCAGCCGTCGACGCTGCTGGCGCGCGTCGTCGTCGTCGCCCTGGCGCAGGCGGGGGTGCGTGAGGTGGTGCTGTGCCCCGGGTCGCGCTCGGCGCCGCTGGCCTACGCCCTCCACGACGCCGACGCCGCCGGGCTGCTGAGGCTCCACGTCCGGCACGACGAGCGCGTCGCCGCGTTCACCGCGCTCGGGATGGGCCGCGCCACCGGTGTGCCCGCCGCGGTGGTGACCACGTCGGGCACGGCCGTCGCCAACCTCCACCCCGCCGTGCTGGAGGCCGCTGAGTCCGGGGTGCCGCTGGTGGTGCTCTCCGCCGACCGCCCGCACGCCGTGCGCGGCACGTGGGCCAACCAGACCACGGCGCTGCAGGCCGGGATCTTCGGCGCCGCCGTCCGGCACGCGCTGGACCTCCCGGTGCCCGGCCCCCAGGAGCCGCTGGCCAGGGCTCGCGCCACGTGGGCCGCGGGCGTCGCCGACCTCGTCGCGGTGGCCCTCGGGCGGCGCGGCCGGCGACCCGGGCCGGTCCACGGCGACCTCGCCTTCGCCGACCCCCTCGTGCCCGACGTCCCCTGGACCCCGCCCTCCCCTGCCGCACCCGCCGCGGACGGTGCGGACGCTGCGGACGCTGCGGGAGGGGCCCCCTCCGGTCCCGCACCCGTCGCGGAGAGTGCGGGAAGGGGGCTCGCGGCGGGGCCCGAGCGCACGGTGGTCGTGGCGGGGGACGGGCCGCCGGCCCTGGGCGCGCTGGCGCGCAGGACCGCCGAGCGCCACGGCTGGCCGTTGCTGGCCGAGCCCAGCTCCGGCGCCCGCAGCGGCCCCCACGCCGTCGCTGCCTACCGGCTCCTGCTCGACCAGCCCGCCCTCGGCGGGGCCGTGGAGCGCGTCGTGGCGCTCGGCAGGCCGACCCTCAGCCGCCCGGTCAGCGCCCTGCTGGCCCGTCCCGACGTCGAGCTGGTCCACCTGGTCACCCACGCGGACGACCCCGGCCCCGGGGCGGCCCGCCCGCACCACCGCCTGCTGACCGACCCGGCTCAGGACGACGACGGCGCCACCGCCCGCGACGGCGGGGACTGGCTGCGCCGCTGGCAGCGCGCGGGCGCCGCGGCCCAGGCCGTCACCGACGCCGTCCTCGACGACGAGGTCCGTGCCGGCCACCTCACCGGACCCCTGCTGGCGCGGGAGGTCGCCGCGGCCGTCCGTCCCGGCGAGCTGCTGGTGGCGGCGGCGTCCAACGCCGTCCGCGACCTGGACCTGGCCGGTCTCCCGTGGGCCGACCCGGACGCGGCGCCCCTGGTGCTCGCCGGGCGCGGGCTGTCCGGCATCGACGGCACCCTCTCCGCCGCCACCGGCGCCGCCCTCGCCGCCGGGGCGCCCACCACAGCGCTCGTCGGGGACCTGGCGGCCCTCCACGACGCGGGCGGTCTCCTGCTGCCGCCCGGCGAGCCCGAGCCGGACCTGCGCGTCGTCGTCCTCGACGACGACGGCGGCGGCATCTTCACGGGCCTCGAGCACGGGGACCCCTTCGAGCCCGACCGGGTCCGCGTCTTCGAGCGCCTCTTCGGCACGCCCCACGGACGCGACCTCGTCGCCGTGTCGGCCGCGCTGGGCGTCCCCGCGCGCCACATCGGCGACCCCGGCGATCTCACGGCCCTGCGCAGCGCTCTGTCCGCACCCGTGCGCGGCCGCGAGGTGCTGGTGGTCCGCGCGGACCGGAGCCGCCTGCGCGCGCTGCACGCCAGGGTCCGCGGACGCGTCCGCGGCGCCGTCAGCGGGCTGACCGGCTGA
- a CDS encoding polyprenyl synthetase family protein, protein MVRGAVFPAPPEPPLARARGAAAVPDVDEALTAHVLAGLDVVEGRLRDAVRHTDRLADATSRHLVEAGGKRVRPMLTLLASHLGDPDAPGVVPAAVVVELVHLASLYHDDVMDDAPLRRGAPAAQAKWGNDVAILTGDLLFARASRLVADLGPDAVRQQAETFERLCLGQMHETVGPRPDEDPVAHHLQVLSDKTGSLIALAGRFGAQLSGAGPEVVEVMRLYGERVGVAFQLADDVLDLSRSLEDAVAATGKAAGTDLREGVPTLPVLLARRASAAGSDEAAALVELLDADLSSDEALARAVDALAASPYAAAAQETARDWSASAVEALEVLPEGPVREALESFARSTTERDR, encoded by the coding sequence GTGGTCAGGGGAGCGGTCTTTCCTGCGCCCCCGGAGCCTCCGCTCGCCCGGGCGCGCGGCGCTGCCGCCGTCCCCGACGTCGACGAGGCGCTCACCGCGCACGTCCTCGCCGGCCTGGACGTGGTGGAGGGCCGCCTGCGCGACGCCGTCCGCCACACCGACCGCCTGGCCGACGCGACCTCCCGCCACCTCGTCGAGGCCGGCGGCAAGCGGGTCCGGCCGATGCTCACGCTGCTCGCCTCCCACCTGGGAGACCCCGACGCCCCCGGCGTCGTGCCGGCCGCCGTCGTCGTCGAGCTGGTGCACCTCGCGAGCCTCTACCACGACGACGTCATGGACGACGCCCCGCTGCGCCGCGGCGCGCCCGCCGCGCAGGCCAAGTGGGGCAACGACGTCGCCATCCTCACCGGGGACCTGCTCTTCGCCCGCGCCTCCCGGCTCGTCGCCGACCTCGGCCCGGACGCCGTGCGCCAGCAGGCGGAGACCTTCGAGCGGCTCTGCCTGGGGCAGATGCACGAGACGGTGGGCCCGCGCCCCGACGAGGACCCGGTGGCCCACCACCTGCAGGTCCTGTCGGACAAGACCGGCTCGCTCATCGCGCTCGCGGGCCGCTTCGGCGCGCAGCTGTCCGGCGCCGGGCCCGAGGTGGTCGAGGTGATGCGCCTGTACGGCGAGCGCGTGGGCGTGGCCTTCCAGCTCGCTGACGACGTGCTCGACCTGTCGCGGTCCCTGGAGGACGCGGTCGCCGCCACCGGCAAGGCCGCGGGCACGGACCTGCGCGAGGGCGTCCCCACGCTGCCGGTGCTGCTGGCCCGCCGGGCCTCGGCCGCGGGCAGCGACGAGGCCGCCGCCCTGGTGGAGCTGCTCGACGCCGACCTGTCCAGCGACGAGGCGCTCGCGCGCGCTGTGGACGCCCTGGCGGCGTCCCCGTACGCCGCCGCCGCGCAGGAGACCGCACGAGACTGGTCGGCCTCGGCGGTCGAGGCCCTCGAGGTGCTCCCGGAGGGACCGGTGCGCGAGGCGCTCGAGTCCTTCGCGCGCAGCACCACCGAGCGCGACCGCTGA
- a CDS encoding aldehyde dehydrogenase family protein: MSSASGDTSTRTSATAAVREAAERAAAAAAALRTAPDAQVSEALSAAAERVAGAAQVVLSANADDVAAARAAGTSEGLLDRLRLDPARLESAAQQLREIAALPAQPRLVFVRDLPGDGVHGGQVWERRVPVGVIGATYEARPAVTLDVAGQVLRARSAAVLRTGSAALRTSAVLVDEVLVPALAEAGLPDGGVELVRQPGHDAAEALVAQPDLVPLVIVRGSGETTRHLSRLGAAAGTRVLAHADGGGVMYADVAADLDRFRSLLRAGVDRLGVCNRLNLLLVHSARWEELSQVAVEVLGEAGVQALLPPHAHELGHEWALDSGNEARVTVAPVAGPVEATALAAAETSGIAATVVTEDAGAAAEFLGAWGGTGGFWNTTTRLLDGYKLLGVPETGISVDSVPGPRGPVTGGDLVLRQFVVLPAGTSGAGAVQEDLRG; the protein is encoded by the coding sequence GTGAGCAGCGCGTCCGGCGACACCAGCACCCGCACCAGCGCCACCGCGGCGGTCCGGGAGGCCGCCGAGCGCGCGGCCGCCGCGGCCGCCGCCCTGCGGACCGCACCCGACGCGCAGGTCAGCGAGGCCCTGTCCGCGGCCGCCGAGCGCGTGGCGGGCGCCGCCCAGGTGGTGCTGTCCGCCAACGCCGACGACGTCGCCGCCGCGCGGGCGGCCGGCACGAGCGAGGGCCTGCTCGACAGGCTCCGCCTGGACCCGGCCCGCCTGGAGTCCGCGGCTCAGCAGCTGCGCGAGATCGCGGCGCTGCCCGCCCAGCCGCGGCTGGTGTTCGTCCGCGACCTCCCCGGCGACGGGGTGCACGGCGGGCAGGTCTGGGAGCGGCGCGTGCCGGTGGGCGTCATCGGCGCGACCTACGAGGCGCGGCCCGCGGTCACCCTCGACGTGGCCGGCCAGGTGCTGCGGGCCCGCAGCGCCGCGGTGCTGCGCACCGGGTCCGCGGCCCTGCGCACCTCCGCGGTGCTCGTCGACGAGGTGCTCGTCCCGGCGCTGGCCGAGGCGGGCCTGCCGGACGGGGGCGTCGAGCTGGTCCGCCAGCCCGGGCACGACGCCGCGGAGGCGCTCGTGGCCCAGCCCGACCTCGTGCCGCTCGTCATCGTCCGCGGGTCGGGCGAGACCACCCGGCACCTGTCGCGGCTCGGCGCCGCGGCGGGCACGCGGGTGCTCGCCCACGCCGACGGCGGCGGGGTCATGTACGCCGACGTCGCCGCGGACCTCGACAGGTTCCGCTCCCTGCTGCGCGCCGGGGTCGACCGGCTCGGGGTGTGCAACCGCCTCAACCTGCTGCTCGTGCACAGCGCGCGGTGGGAGGAGCTCAGCCAGGTGGCCGTCGAGGTGCTGGGCGAGGCCGGTGTGCAGGCCCTGCTGCCGCCGCACGCGCACGAGCTGGGGCACGAGTGGGCCCTCGACTCCGGCAACGAGGCCCGGGTGACGGTCGCTCCCGTGGCCGGGCCCGTCGAGGCGACGGCGCTCGCGGCCGCCGAGACCAGCGGGATCGCCGCCACCGTGGTCACCGAGGACGCCGGGGCCGCGGCGGAGTTCCTCGGCGCCTGGGGCGGCACGGGCGGCTTCTGGAACACCACCACGCGCCTGCTCGACGGTTACAAGCTGCTGGGCGTGCCCGAGACCGGCATCAGCGTGGACTCGGTGCCCGGCCCGCGCGGCCCGGTGACCGGTGGTGACCTGGTGCTGCGGCAGTTCGTCGTGCTGCCCGCCGGGACCAGCGGCGCCGGCGCCGTGCAGGAGGACCTGCGGGGCTGA